Genomic DNA from Terriglobia bacterium:
CCCGGGGGCATCGCAGGCGCCTTTTCCTCTTCCTTGATCTCTGAGACCAGGGCTTCGGTCGTCAACAACAGGGCCGCAATCGACGCTGCGTTCTGCAGCGCCGTGCGCGTCACCTTCGTCGGATCGATCACCCCGGCGCTCACCAGGTCCTCGTACTTCTCGGTC
This window encodes:
- the groEL gene encoding chaperonin GroEL (60 kDa chaperone family; promotes refolding of misfolded polypeptides especially under stressful conditions; forms two stacked rings of heptamers to form a barrel-shaped 14mer; ends can be capped by GroES; misfolded proteins enter the barrel where they are refolded when GroES binds; many bacteria have multiple copies of the groEL gene which are active under different environmental conditions; the B.japonicum protein in this cluster is expressed constitutively; in Rhodobacter, Corynebacterium and Rhizobium this protein is essential for growth), which codes for TEKYEDLVSAGVIDPTKVTRTALQNAASIAALLLTTEALVSEIKEEEKAPAMPPGGGGMGGMY